One window of Plasmodium relictum strain SGS1 genome assembly, chromosome: 14 genomic DNA carries:
- a CDS encoding FbpA domain protein, putative codes for MIRRIYKLFTILFLSCAMNKWFIFSEIVQLQRKNFHFLSFKNKYNYSVKKGFFLIKKKFSQLNNYTENDTIFKYTKYDKNNDSYIKILEKKANEIKNSKNCFNHKIKNIKNEEGWYQQLDYTTLYLLSIELNVLLQDSIVEHITQVDEKTIVFHLTKKEKEYYLYLCYDNNNPVISLGLKIKKLFNRFIEDDYVQKLNPVLKYSIISNIYMKKSFIRILCIDFILKRKSEEDIDIVDILCNSEDNRKVTLLFDLHHNSCISFVINKATNEILVSPYNYITEKAIDKSFKEGHIYVFPPKNECKAMPSHYEFFSSFLNNFKARKDQIFISSLKDIYEGLSFNILLKFCDYLNISSDFTFSQIDQSLLLDFFNKAYIKWTRFLNLKEKNSNFIFYPHYDYKLNIYSPLKFIKTKKKNYIITSSPEKNSQEGTPKYSIMTKENGMNKIESNNEIIEKNEGMIKENSKTKTVNSENDKIQTDDDNKICDKEIQFETVIEMVYYYYSNVFSVNNFFTSLKYCKDFIRKKLPLYEEMLNQYKNNKEICDKVHLLHDHIDKLNVFNHTTSKMNDWIDKKTFDALKLIENELKFNSLEDNRKKYMKKLHEKKQKEEMLQNKILNIKPNTIKSPENIYKGSLLIRINETDISSPFLIIGKNSKQNEKISTHILKFNDLWFHVHEHPGGHVILRNKKINGKMITSDINLSDIKVDDDIKYAANMAAYFSKARKIEKTLVCFTLGKYVLKDNTLSEGAVEVLKYKLIYGRPSKVASIIKDLNERNKEIELSKKKK; via the exons atgattCGAAGAATTTATAAATTGTTTACTATATTATTCTTATCATGTGCAATGAATAAATGGTTTATTTTTAGTGAGATAGTCCAATTACAAcgaaaaaattttcattttttatcattcaaaaataagtataattATTCTGTAAAAAAAGGgttctttttaattaaaaaaaagtttagtcaattaaataattacacAGAAAATGAtactatatttaaatatacgaaatatgataaaaacaATGATTcctatattaaaattttagaaaaaaaagctaatgaaattaaaaattccaAAAACTGTTTtaatcataaaataaaaaatattaaaaatgaggAAGGATGGTATCAACAATTAGATTATACTACCCTTTATTTATTATCAATTGAATTAAACGTTTTATTACAGGATTCTATTGTAGAACATATAACTCAGGTAGATGAGAAAACTATAGTTTTTCATCTAactaaaaaggaaaaggagtattatttatatttatgttatgATAACAATAATCCGGTTATATCTCTTggtttaaaaataaaaaaattatttaatagatTTATAGAAGATGATTATGTGCAAAAATTGAATCCTGTTTTGAAATACTCAATTATTtccaatatatatatgaaaaaatctTTTATAAGAATATTATGTAttgattttatattaaaaaggaaaagtgAAGAAGATATTGATATTGTAGATATTTTATGTAACTCTGAAGATAACAGAAAAGTAACATTATTATTTGATTTGCATCATAATTCTTGCATTTCTTTTGTTATTAATAAAGCCACCAATGAAATTTTAGTTTCTccttataattatataactGAAAAAGCAATAGATAAATCTTTTAAAGAAGGACATATTTATGTATTCCCACCAAAAAATGAATGTAAAGCAATGCCAAGTCATTATGAATTTTTCTCGTCTtttcttaataattttaaggCAAGAAAAgatcaaatttttatttcttctttaaaAGACATTTATGAAGGATTGAGCTTTAATATTCTGTTGAAATTTTgtgattatttaaatatatcttcTGATTTCACATTTTCTCAAATTGACCAAAGTCTACTACTAGACTTTTTTAACAAAGCATATATTAAATGGACaagatttttaaatttaaaagaaaaaaatagcaattttattttttacccTCATTatgattataaattaaatatatattctcctttgaaatttataaaaacaaaaaagaaaaattatattattaccAGCTCTCCCGAAAAAAATTCACAAGAGGGTACACCAAAATATTCTATTATGACAAAAGAAAATGGCatgaataaaatagaaagtaataatgaaattattgaaaaaaatgagggtatgataaaagaaaattcaaaGACTAAAACAGTGAACTCTGAAAACGATAAAATTCAAACAGATGATGATAACAAAATATGTGATAAGGAAATACAGTTTGAAACAGTTATAGAAATGGTATACTATTATTACTCTAATGTATTTTctgtaaataatttttttacctctttaaaatattgcaaagattttattagaaaaaagcTGCCATTATATGAAGAAATGCTTAatcaatataaaaataataaagaaatatgtGACAAGGTACATTTATTACATGATCACatagataaattaaatgtttttaatCATACTACATCGAAGATGAATGACTGGATAGATAAAAAAACGTTCGATGCTTTAAAGTTAatagaaaatgaattaaaattcAATTCATTAGAAGATAATAGaaagaaatatatgaaaaaacttcatgaaaaaaaacaaaaagaagaaatgttacaaaataaaatattaaatattaaaccAAACACTATTAAATCTCctgaaaatatttataaaggaTCTCTACTAATCAGAATTAATGAAACCGATATATCATCTCCTTTTTTGATAATAGGAAAAAATAGCaaacaaaatgaaaaaatttcaaCTCATATTCTGAAATTTAATGATTTATGGTTTCATGTGCATGAACATCCAGGAGGTCACGTTATTttgagaaataaaaaaattaacggGAAGATGATTACATCGGATATAAATTTAAGTGATATAAAAGTTGATGATGATATAAAATATGCTGCAAATATGGCTGCATATTTTTCAAAAGCGAGAAAAATCGAAAAAACTTTAGTTTGCTTTACTTTAGgaaaatatgttttaaaagataatacACTCAGTGAAGGGGCCGTCGaagttttaaaatataaattaatatatggaag acCAAGTAAAGTCGCAAGCATTATAAAAGATCTCAATGaaagaaataaagaaattgaaCTTTctaagaagaaaaaataa